A stretch of the Bacteroidota bacterium genome encodes the following:
- a CDS encoding transposase, with protein MRTDNEPGFKVVHKRWIIEKTFSWFENQRRLSKDFEYLLETSEAMIHFAAIKILLNKF; from the coding sequence AATGAGAACTGATAATGAACCAGGTTTTAAAGTGGTTCACAAACGATGGATTATTGAAAAAACTTTTTCTTGGTTTGAAAACCAACGAAGATTGAGTAAAGATTTTGAATATTTGCTTGAAACAAGTGAGGCAATGATTCATTTTGCAGCTATAAAAATATTATTGAATAAATTTTAA